One genomic window of Kaistia geumhonensis includes the following:
- a CDS encoding acyl-CoA carboxylase subunit beta — protein MKHILEELEVRRAAARLGGGEKRIAAQHAKSKLTARERLEVLLDEGSFEEFDMFVQHRATDFGMEKTRIAGDGVVTGWGTVNGRPIFVFAKDFTVFGGSLSEAHAEKITKIQDMALKNGAPIIGLFDAGGARIQEGVAALGGYGEVFQRNVLASGVIPQISVILGPCAGGDVYSPAMTDFIFMVRHSSYMFVTGPDVVKTVTNETVTAEELGGASVHTTRSSIADGAYDNDVEALMAMRRLVDLLPMNNRAALPEIESADPADRIEMSLDTLVPDNPNKPYDIKELILKVVDEADFFEIQEAFARNIVTGFGRIEGRTVGIVANQPMVLAGVLDSDASRKAARFVRFCDAFSIPIVTFVDVPGFLPGTAQEYGGLIKHGAKLLFAYGEATVPKITVITRKAYGGAYDVMASKHLRGDINYAWPSAQIAVMGAKGAVEIIFRASNGDAEALAARTKEYEDRFLSPFVAAERGYIDEVIMPHSTRRRIAGALRLLRGKALENPWKKHDNIPL, from the coding sequence ATGAAGCATATCCTTGAGGAACTCGAGGTCCGGCGTGCCGCGGCGCGGCTCGGCGGCGGCGAGAAGCGCATCGCCGCGCAGCATGCGAAATCGAAGCTGACCGCGCGCGAACGGCTCGAGGTTCTGCTCGACGAGGGCTCCTTCGAGGAGTTCGACATGTTCGTGCAGCACCGCGCGACCGATTTCGGCATGGAGAAGACGCGGATCGCCGGCGACGGCGTCGTCACGGGCTGGGGCACGGTCAATGGCCGGCCGATCTTCGTCTTCGCCAAGGATTTCACCGTGTTCGGCGGTTCCCTCTCCGAGGCGCATGCCGAGAAGATCACCAAGATCCAGGACATGGCGCTGAAGAACGGCGCGCCGATCATCGGCCTCTTCGACGCCGGCGGCGCCCGCATCCAGGAGGGCGTCGCGGCGCTCGGCGGCTATGGCGAAGTGTTCCAGCGCAATGTGCTCGCCTCGGGCGTCATTCCCCAGATCTCGGTCATTCTCGGCCCCTGCGCCGGCGGCGACGTCTATTCGCCGGCCATGACCGACTTCATCTTCATGGTCCGCCATTCGAGCTACATGTTCGTCACCGGGCCGGATGTCGTGAAGACGGTGACCAACGAGACCGTGACGGCCGAGGAACTGGGCGGCGCCAGTGTGCATACGACGCGCTCCTCAATCGCGGATGGCGCCTATGACAACGACGTCGAGGCGCTCATGGCGATGCGCCGGCTCGTTGACCTCCTGCCGATGAACAACCGCGCGGCGCTCCCGGAGATCGAGAGCGCGGACCCGGCCGACAGGATCGAGATGTCGCTCGATACGCTCGTTCCCGACAATCCGAACAAGCCCTACGACATCAAGGAACTGATCCTGAAGGTCGTGGACGAGGCCGACTTCTTCGAGATCCAGGAAGCCTTCGCCCGCAACATCGTCACCGGCTTCGGCCGCATCGAGGGCCGCACCGTCGGCATCGTCGCCAACCAGCCCATGGTGCTTGCCGGCGTCCTCGACAGCGACGCGTCCCGCAAGGCCGCCCGCTTCGTGCGCTTCTGCGACGCCTTCTCGATCCCGATCGTCACCTTCGTCGACGTGCCCGGCTTCCTGCCCGGCACGGCGCAGGAATATGGCGGCCTCATCAAGCACGGCGCCAAGCTGCTCTTCGCCTATGGCGAGGCGACGGTTCCGAAGATCACGGTGATCACGCGCAAGGCCTATGGCGGCGCCTACGACGTGATGGCGTCGAAGCATCTGCGCGGCGACATCAACTATGCCTGGCCCTCGGCGCAGATCGCCGTCATGGGCGCCAAGGGCGCGGTCGAGATCATCTTCCGCGCCTCGAACGGCGATGCCGAAGCGCTGGCGGCGCGCACGAAGGAATATGAGGACCGTTTCCTCTCACCCTTCGTCGCCGCCGAGCGCGGCTATATCGACGAGGTGATCATGCCGCATTCGACCCGCCGCCGCATCGCAGGCGCTCTGCGCCTCCTGCGCGGCAAGGCGCTCGAAAACCCCTGGAAGAAGCACGACAACATTCCGCTCTGA
- a CDS encoding short chain dehydrogenase — protein MKILLVGASGVLGTAVAAELGTRHEIIRAGRSGADIALDITDADSIRAAFAKLGTVDAVVSTAGKVKFAPLATMGAEDYGIGIADKLMGQVNLVLIGRPHLSERGSFTLTSGVLSHDPIVAGSSASMVNGAIDSFVRAAAIELAPQRINAVSPGVLTESMEGYGPFFRGHEPVPAARAALAFSKSVEGALTGQVFPVL, from the coding sequence GTGAAGATCCTTCTCGTCGGCGCCTCGGGCGTCCTCGGCACGGCCGTCGCGGCTGAACTCGGCACCCGCCACGAGATCATCCGCGCCGGACGGAGCGGTGCCGACATCGCGCTCGACATCACCGACGCCGATTCGATCCGCGCGGCCTTCGCGAAGCTCGGAACCGTGGATGCCGTGGTGTCGACGGCCGGCAAGGTGAAGTTCGCGCCGCTCGCCACGATGGGCGCCGAGGACTACGGCATCGGCATCGCCGACAAGCTGATGGGCCAGGTCAATCTCGTGCTGATCGGCCGGCCGCATCTCTCCGAACGGGGCTCCTTCACGCTGACGAGCGGCGTGCTGTCGCATGATCCGATCGTCGCCGGCAGTTCGGCCTCGATGGTCAACGGCGCCATCGACAGCTTCGTGCGCGCCGCCGCCATCGAGCTCGCGCCGCAGCGGATCAACGCCGTCAGCCCGGGCGTGCTCACCGAATCCATGGAAGGCTACGGTCCGTTCTTCCGCGGCCACGAGCCCGTCCCGGCCGCGCGCGCCGCCCTCGCCTTCTCGAAGAGCGTCGAGGGCGCCCTGACGGGGCAGGTCTTCCCGGTTCTCTGA
- the folB gene encoding dihydroneopterin aldolase → MTDRILISDLRFFAFHGLLPEEEVLGQRFRIDLSCEVDLREAGISDDMSKSVHYGQLIAAVERVVTGRRFGLIEALAEAIATEIFDTFSRVEAVALTVTKPEAPVQVATGTVAISIERRRRLG, encoded by the coding sequence ATGACCGACCGCATCCTGATCAGCGACCTGCGCTTCTTCGCCTTCCACGGCCTCCTGCCCGAGGAGGAGGTGCTCGGCCAGCGCTTTCGCATCGACCTGTCCTGCGAGGTTGACCTTCGGGAAGCCGGCATCTCCGACGACATGTCGAAATCGGTGCATTACGGCCAGTTGATCGCGGCCGTCGAACGCGTCGTCACCGGGCGCCGCTTCGGCCTCATCGAGGCGCTCGCCGAAGCGATCGCGACGGAGATCTTCGATACCTTTTCTCGCGTCGAGGCCGTCGCCCTGACGGTCACGAAGCCGGAAGCGCCGGTGCAGGTTGCGACCGGTACCGTCGCCATTTCCATCGAGCGGAGGCGACGTCTTGGTTGA
- a CDS encoding alpha/beta fold hydrolase, producing the protein MRPVRALLVPLVAMALCTVPMAELGYVGAMPAAPQSLLPHPDHAGFANVNGVRIWYGIYNPKGRDTVILLHGGLGSSVDWRYQIPVLRPDHRVVVVDSRGQGRSTRSGQAISYDLMMADVIALMDHLKIRKAAFAGWSDGGIIGLDIAIHHPDRITRLFTYGANFNPDGLIPSSAPTLLSEIKVDVASLVDDHEATVRDVTAMWNEEPDFTPEQLGSIRVPTMIADGALEEAIKPEHTRELARLIPGAELAILPDVGHSGLLEDPAAFNRLLTGFLDGS; encoded by the coding sequence ATGCGTCCCGTCCGCGCACTTCTCGTTCCCCTCGTCGCCATGGCGCTCTGCACGGTTCCGATGGCGGAACTCGGCTATGTCGGTGCCATGCCAGCCGCGCCACAGTCCCTGCTGCCGCATCCGGACCATGCCGGCTTCGCCAATGTGAACGGGGTCCGGATCTGGTACGGCATCTACAATCCGAAGGGTCGCGACACGGTCATCCTGCTGCATGGCGGCCTCGGCAGCTCGGTCGACTGGCGCTATCAGATTCCGGTCCTCAGGCCCGATCACCGCGTCGTCGTCGTCGATAGCCGCGGCCAGGGTCGGAGCACGCGATCCGGCCAGGCGATCTCCTATGACCTGATGATGGCCGACGTGATCGCGCTGATGGATCACCTCAAGATCCGGAAGGCCGCCTTCGCCGGCTGGAGCGACGGCGGCATCATCGGCCTCGACATCGCCATCCATCACCCCGATCGCATCACCCGCCTGTTCACCTATGGCGCCAATTTCAACCCCGACGGCCTGATCCCGAGTTCCGCCCCCACCTTGCTTTCCGAGATCAAGGTCGATGTCGCGAGCCTCGTCGACGACCACGAGGCGACGGTTCGCGACGTGACGGCGATGTGGAACGAGGAGCCGGATTTCACGCCCGAACAGCTCGGCAGCATCCGCGTTCCGACCATGATCGCCGATGGCGCGCTCGAAGAAGCGATCAAGCCGGAGCACACGCGCGAGCTCGCCCGGCTCATTCCCGGAGCCGAGCTGGCGATCCTGCCGGATGTCGGCCATTCCGGCCTCCTCGAGGACCCGGCGGCGTTCAACCGGTTGTTGACCGGCTTTCTGGACGGTTCCTGA
- a CDS encoding RluA family pseudouridine synthase codes for MATVVTKTVQPDEADMRLDRWFKQHYPGLSFGHLQKLLRSGQVRVDGARAKTNDRINPGQTIRIPPLGVDEAGGSPHVARPAGARGGVADQLMEMCLYQDDQVFVFNKPWGLAVQGGSGLATHVDAMLEALRDAKGQKPRLVHRLDRETSGVLVVARTRLAASKLAASFRARTTRKIYWALVKGVPRPTQGRVSTWLARDGGPSGEKMKVARHGDDDASHAVSLYSVVDVAGQNLAWLTMRPVTGRTHQLRAHAAHIGHPIIGDSKYFEADTNWNFPGGMQNKLHLHARRIVIPHPSGGTIDVTAPLPPHMLQSWNLLGFETDLGGEAEPDENE; via the coding sequence ATGGCGACCGTCGTCACCAAGACCGTCCAGCCGGACGAGGCCGATATGCGCCTCGACCGCTGGTTCAAGCAACATTATCCCGGCCTCTCGTTCGGCCATCTCCAGAAGCTGCTCCGCTCGGGCCAGGTCCGGGTCGACGGCGCGCGCGCCAAGACGAACGACCGGATCAACCCTGGCCAGACGATCCGCATCCCGCCGCTCGGCGTCGACGAGGCCGGCGGCAGCCCGCATGTCGCGCGTCCGGCCGGCGCGCGCGGCGGCGTCGCCGACCAGCTGATGGAGATGTGCCTCTATCAGGACGACCAGGTCTTCGTCTTCAACAAGCCCTGGGGCCTCGCGGTCCAGGGCGGCTCGGGCCTCGCGACGCATGTCGACGCGATGCTGGAGGCGCTGCGCGACGCCAAGGGCCAGAAGCCGCGCCTCGTCCACCGCCTCGACCGCGAAACGAGCGGCGTCCTCGTCGTCGCCCGCACGCGCCTTGCCGCCTCCAAGCTCGCGGCGAGCTTCCGCGCCCGCACGACGCGCAAGATCTACTGGGCGCTCGTCAAGGGCGTTCCCCGCCCGACACAGGGCCGTGTCTCGACCTGGCTCGCGCGCGACGGCGGCCCCTCGGGCGAGAAGATGAAGGTCGCACGCCATGGCGACGACGATGCCAGCCACGCCGTCTCGCTCTATTCGGTCGTCGACGTCGCCGGTCAGAATCTCGCCTGGCTGACCATGCGCCCCGTCACCGGCCGCACGCACCAGCTGCGCGCCCACGCCGCCCATATCGGCCACCCGATCATCGGCGATTCCAAATACTTCGAGGCCGACACCAACTGGAACTTCCCCGGCGGGATGCAGAACAAGCTGCATCTGCATGCCCGGCGCATCGTCATTCCCCATCCTTCCGGCGGAACGATCGACGTCACGGCGCCATTGCCGCCGCATATGCTGCAGAGCTGGAATCTCCTCGGCTTCGAGACCGATCTCGGCGGGGAGGCGGAGCCGGACGAGAATGAGTGA
- the cydC gene encoding thiol reductant ABC exporter subunit CydC encodes MRLLFSLVRKRLGAFSLALFLSILTLAAGIGLLGVSGWFLTGAALAGAAGATFELFAPSALVRGFSFLRIGARYGERITGHAATLSLLSDLRAAVFGRLIPLVPLKGVSSRTGDFVARLTSDIEQLDLVLLQALLPLMTALAGAGGLALLLALTLPEALPIGLAGFAATALAVPLVLVATGRAVGTATVKASADLRIAALDGMDGHLDLAALGALASGEKRFSEAAAVLRQAKLAEARRIALGPALAQLGAGLTMAGTLWLGLAAVEEGRLAGPVLAGILLAILALFEVTGPILRGAARLGSALAAGRRVEALVSAAPSVRDPVAPARLPGVGTLEIETVGYAYDNGRAVLADVSLTAGPGERIALIGTSGSGKSTLLSLIMRLDDVTSGAIRYGGIDIRDATLADLRAHIALLTQDAPVFIGTVRDNLRIGSPFADDATLHAALGNARLDAFVRSLPNGLDTWLGEAGATLSAGQARRLCLARTLLSPARVILLDEPTAGLDAETETEFLGDLLTAAEGRTLILATHAAVDRAAVERVLRLERGRLVPA; translated from the coding sequence ATGAGGCTGCTCTTCTCGCTGGTCCGCAAGCGGCTGGGGGCGTTTTCGCTGGCGCTCTTCCTCTCGATCCTGACATTGGCGGCGGGAATCGGGCTCCTCGGCGTCTCCGGATGGTTCCTGACCGGCGCCGCGCTCGCGGGAGCGGCGGGCGCGACCTTCGAGCTCTTCGCGCCGTCGGCGCTGGTGCGCGGTTTCTCCTTCCTGCGCATCGGGGCGCGCTATGGCGAGCGGATAACCGGCCACGCCGCGACGCTGTCGCTGCTTTCGGATCTGCGCGCCGCCGTCTTCGGGCGGCTCATCCCGCTGGTGCCGCTGAAGGGCGTGTCCAGCCGCACCGGAGACTTCGTCGCCCGCCTCACATCCGATATCGAACAGCTCGATCTCGTCCTGTTGCAGGCGCTGCTGCCGCTGATGACGGCGCTGGCCGGCGCGGGCGGGCTCGCGCTGCTGCTTGCGCTCACGCTGCCCGAGGCCTTGCCGATCGGGCTCGCCGGCTTCGCGGCCACGGCGCTGGCCGTGCCGCTGGTGCTGGTCGCCACCGGCCGGGCGGTCGGCACCGCGACGGTCAAGGCGTCGGCCGATCTCAGGATCGCCGCGCTCGACGGCATGGACGGCCATCTCGATCTCGCGGCGCTGGGCGCGCTGGCGAGCGGCGAGAAGCGCTTCAGCGAGGCGGCGGCTGTGCTCCGCCAAGCGAAGCTCGCCGAAGCGCGCCGCATTGCGCTCGGCCCGGCGCTCGCCCAGCTCGGCGCCGGACTGACGATGGCCGGCACCCTCTGGCTCGGCCTCGCGGCGGTCGAAGAGGGGCGGCTCGCGGGGCCCGTGCTCGCCGGCATCCTGCTCGCGATCCTGGCGCTTTTCGAAGTGACGGGCCCGATCCTGCGCGGTGCTGCCCGGCTCGGTAGCGCCTTGGCCGCCGGCCGGCGGGTGGAGGCGCTCGTCTCGGCGGCCCCCTCGGTGCGCGATCCGGTGGCTCCGGCGCGGCTGCCGGGCGTCGGGACGCTGGAGATCGAGACGGTCGGCTATGCCTATGACAACGGCCGCGCGGTCCTCGCGGATGTGAGCCTTACGGCAGGGCCCGGCGAGCGGATCGCACTGATCGGGACCAGCGGCTCCGGCAAGTCGACGCTTCTCTCCCTGATCATGCGCCTCGACGACGTCACGTCCGGCGCCATTCGATATGGCGGGATCGACATTCGCGATGCGACGCTCGCCGACCTCCGCGCCCATATCGCACTGCTGACGCAGGATGCGCCCGTCTTCATCGGCACCGTGCGCGACAATCTCAGGATCGGGTCGCCCTTCGCCGATGATGCCACGCTGCATGCGGCGCTGGGCAATGCCCGGCTCGATGCCTTCGTCCGGTCGCTGCCGAACGGGCTCGACACCTGGCTCGGCGAGGCCGGCGCGACGCTCTCGGCCGGGCAGGCGCGGCGGCTCTGCCTTGCGCGCACCCTTCTATCGCCGGCGCGGGTCATCCTGCTCGACGAACCGACCGCCGGCCTCGACGCCGAGACGGAAACCGAGTTCCTCGGCGATCTCCTGACCGCCGCCGAAGGGCGGACGCTGATTCTCGCGACGCACGCCGCCGTCGATCGCGCTGCGGTCGAACGCGTGCTGCGACTCGAGCGGGGACGCCTGGTGCCGGCCTAG
- a CDS encoding TetR/AcrR family transcriptional regulator → MPPRQRILDAARTLFFRHGIQGVGVEAIAEAAGTNKMTLYRHFESKELLVAEYLRALAAENVRVWDDLEAAHPGDPLAQIRAWLHSVGGHGEGIDHSGCAMMSAAIQIADPEHPGRKAVEAAQRTHRERLVALCRSAELRDPELLADQLFLLVEGSRAAYRSVGPDGPGSSLCRLAGPLISAHQQPAAASPVV, encoded by the coding sequence GTGCCGCCGCGCCAGCGCATCCTCGATGCGGCGCGGACGCTGTTCTTCCGCCACGGCATCCAGGGCGTCGGCGTCGAGGCGATCGCCGAGGCGGCCGGCACCAACAAAATGACGCTCTACCGGCATTTCGAATCGAAGGAGTTGCTGGTGGCGGAATATCTCCGCGCGCTGGCGGCGGAGAATGTCCGCGTCTGGGACGATCTCGAAGCTGCGCATCCCGGCGATCCGCTGGCGCAGATCAGGGCCTGGCTGCATTCCGTAGGCGGCCACGGAGAGGGAATCGATCACAGCGGCTGCGCGATGATGAGCGCCGCCATCCAGATCGCCGATCCCGAGCATCCGGGGCGCAAGGCCGTCGAGGCGGCCCAGCGTACCCATCGGGAGAGGCTGGTCGCGCTCTGTCGTTCAGCGGAGCTGCGCGATCCGGAGCTTCTGGCCGACCAGCTCTTCCTGCTCGTCGAAGGCTCGCGCGCCGCCTATCGGAGTGTTGGTCCGGACGGCCCCGGCTCCAGCCTCTGCCGCCTCGCCGGGCCGCTCATCTCCGCACACCAGCAGCCGGCTGCGGCTTCGCCTGTCGTCTAG
- the folP gene encoding dihydropteroate synthase yields MDRSRPPLLLDRRGTGRTLVMGVLNVTPDSFSDGGDHLAVAEAVAAARRMAAEGADIIDIGGESTRPGAVAIDAETELQRIMPVIAELAASGGPPLSIDTYKASVADAALRAGVRIVNDVTGLRRDPAIAGATAAHDAVIVIGHWEWELTYGPGAIMDGMLRFFDRAIGTARAAGVADERIVIDPGLGFGKDAAENLAILADLPRLVALGHPVLVGASRKRFIGNLTGREPRERLLGTLGAHLVAAARGASIVRAHDVAPHREALAVADAILAIPAASRAETPERDMATQ; encoded by the coding sequence ATGGATCGCTCCCGACCCCCGCTCCTGCTCGACCGACGCGGCACCGGCCGCACGCTCGTGATGGGCGTCCTCAACGTCACCCCCGACAGCTTCTCCGACGGCGGCGACCATCTCGCCGTCGCCGAGGCTGTCGCGGCGGCGCGACGCATGGCCGCCGAGGGCGCCGACATCATCGATATCGGCGGCGAATCGACCCGCCCCGGCGCGGTCGCGATCGATGCCGAGACCGAGTTGCAGCGCATCATGCCGGTGATCGCGGAACTCGCGGCGAGTGGCGGGCCGCCGCTCTCGATCGATACCTACAAGGCGAGCGTCGCCGATGCCGCGCTGCGGGCCGGCGTCCGGATCGTCAACGACGTGACGGGGCTCCGGCGCGATCCCGCCATTGCCGGCGCCACGGCGGCCCATGACGCCGTCATCGTCATCGGCCACTGGGAATGGGAGCTGACCTACGGCCCCGGCGCCATCATGGACGGCATGCTGCGCTTCTTCGACCGCGCCATCGGGACCGCCCGCGCGGCCGGCGTCGCCGACGAGCGCATCGTGATCGATCCCGGCCTCGGCTTCGGCAAGGATGCCGCGGAGAATCTGGCGATCCTGGCTGACCTGCCGCGGCTTGTCGCGCTCGGCCATCCGGTGCTGGTCGGCGCCTCGCGCAAGCGCTTCATCGGCAACCTGACCGGCCGCGAGCCGCGCGAGCGGCTGCTCGGAACGCTCGGCGCGCATCTGGTCGCGGCGGCCAGGGGCGCCTCGATCGTCCGCGCCCATGACGTCGCGCCGCATCGCGAGGCGCTGGCGGTGGCCGATGCCATTCTTGCCATCCCGGCCGCATCGAGGGCGGAGACGCCCGAGCGGGACATGGCCACACAATGA
- the folK gene encoding 2-amino-4-hydroxy-6-hydroxymethyldihydropteridine diphosphokinase produces the protein MVDAYLGLGSNLGDRETMLRSAVAALSESAGVTVTAISPVYETPPWGPVPQGPYLNACVAIATSLSPRALLDLCLAIERRHGRERSVRWGPRTLDIDILDYGGMQINEPGLALPHPRLAERAFVLVPLADIAPDLVIEGRTVAASRAAIDAGGVTARPDISLAGPV, from the coding sequence TTGGTTGACGCCTATCTCGGGCTCGGCAGCAATCTCGGTGACCGCGAGACGATGCTGCGCTCCGCGGTCGCGGCGCTTTCGGAATCGGCCGGCGTCACGGTGACCGCGATCTCGCCGGTCTACGAGACGCCGCCCTGGGGGCCTGTCCCGCAGGGGCCTTACCTCAATGCCTGCGTCGCGATCGCAACAAGTCTCTCGCCGCGGGCGCTTCTCGATCTCTGCCTCGCCATCGAGCGCCGCCACGGACGCGAGCGGTCGGTCCGCTGGGGGCCGCGCACCCTCGATATCGATATCCTCGACTATGGCGGGATGCAGATCAACGAGCCGGGCCTCGCTTTGCCGCATCCGCGACTGGCGGAACGCGCCTTCGTGCTCGTGCCGCTCGCCGACATCGCGCCGGACCTCGTGATCGAGGGCCGAACCGTCGCCGCCTCGCGGGCCGCGATCGACGCCGGCGGCGTCACGGCGCGGCCGGACATCAGCCTCGCCGGCCCGGTCTGA
- a CDS encoding ATP12 family chaperone protein, giving the protein MSDLFDIGPDGHEPRDPMRSAQAPRQLPKRFYKEVTAEPGEDGLLAIRLDGRPVKTPARAVLAVANEAVAEAIAAEWRAQEAVIDPAGMPLTRLANSAIDGVARDPAAVRAEILNFAGTDLLCYRADGPERLVALQEEHWTPLIDWMDERFGARFILAEGVMHVAQFPETIEAVDAALGEPDPLALAALSTITTLTGSAILALAVLHGRLTASEAWAAAHVDEDYEISLWGEDDEATARRAARWREMQAAALVLAAR; this is encoded by the coding sequence ATGAGTGATCTGTTCGATATCGGCCCCGATGGCCACGAGCCGCGCGATCCGATGCGCTCGGCGCAGGCACCGCGCCAGCTGCCGAAGCGCTTCTACAAAGAGGTCACGGCCGAGCCGGGCGAGGACGGGCTCCTTGCCATCCGGCTCGACGGCCGCCCGGTGAAGACGCCTGCCCGCGCCGTCCTCGCCGTCGCCAATGAGGCTGTCGCCGAAGCGATCGCGGCGGAATGGCGCGCGCAGGAGGCCGTGATCGACCCGGCGGGCATGCCGCTCACCCGCCTCGCCAACTCGGCGATCGACGGCGTCGCGCGCGATCCGGCCGCGGTGCGCGCCGAAATCCTCAATTTCGCCGGCACCGATCTCCTCTGCTACCGCGCCGACGGCCCGGAACGGCTGGTGGCGCTGCAGGAGGAGCACTGGACGCCGCTGATCGACTGGATGGACGAGCGCTTCGGCGCCCGCTTCATCCTCGCCGAGGGCGTGATGCATGTCGCCCAGTTCCCCGAAACCATCGAAGCGGTCGATGCGGCGCTGGGTGAACCGGACCCGCTGGCGCTCGCTGCGCTCTCGACCATCACGACGCTGACCGGCTCGGCGATCCTGGCGCTCGCCGTACTGCATGGCCGCCTGACCGCTTCCGAGGCCTGGGCGGCCGCGCATGTCGACGAGGACTACGAGATCAGCCTCTGGGGCGAGGACGACGAAGCCACGGCGCGCCGCGCCGCGCGGTGGCGTGAGATGCAGGCGGCGGCGCTTGTGCTCGCCGCCCGCTGA
- the crcB gene encoding fluoride efflux transporter CrcB: MLAIFAIFCGAGLGGVLRYGITVGGGKLLGLDFPWATLAINITGSFVMGMAAAWFVIKGAASGPPEWRLFLTTGVLGGYTTFSTFSLDAVYLWERGAAGQAAIYVLASFVISLAALGAGLALVRALIG; encoded by the coding sequence ATGCTCGCGATCTTCGCCATCTTCTGCGGCGCCGGCCTCGGCGGCGTCCTGCGCTACGGCATCACCGTCGGCGGCGGCAAGCTGCTCGGGCTCGATTTTCCCTGGGCGACGCTCGCCATCAACATCACGGGATCCTTCGTGATGGGCATGGCCGCGGCCTGGTTCGTCATCAAGGGCGCCGCCTCAGGCCCGCCGGAGTGGCGGCTTTTCCTGACGACGGGCGTTCTCGGCGGCTACACGACCTTCTCAACCTTCTCGCTCGACGCCGTCTATCTCTGGGAGCGCGGCGCGGCCGGGCAGGCGGCGATCTATGTCCTCGCCTCCTTCGTCATCTCGCTTGCGGCGCTCGGCGCTGGTCTCGCGCTCGTCAGGGCGCTCATCGGATGA
- a CDS encoding FMN-dependent NADH-azoreductase, whose protein sequence is MTNILFVSSSPRGAASQSTKVAEQLVAGIRAEDPSATVTRRDLARHPLPHVDEAYLGAVFAPAETHTPEQTKLLALSDELVAEIQAADVIVIASAMINFTVTSQLKAWFDFIARAGKTFRYGANGPEGLVTGKRVVVVEAKGGIYSDGPMKPHDYQQPWIRFILGFLGMTDVEIIQVEGQAMGPERAEQGVAEAAEKAGATARALVGRRAAA, encoded by the coding sequence ATGACCAATATCCTTTTCGTTTCGTCGAGCCCGCGCGGCGCCGCCTCGCAGTCGACCAAGGTCGCCGAGCAGCTCGTCGCCGGCATCCGTGCCGAGGACCCTTCGGCCACCGTCACACGCCGCGACCTCGCCCGTCATCCGCTGCCGCATGTCGACGAAGCCTATCTCGGCGCCGTCTTCGCGCCGGCCGAGACGCATACCCCCGAGCAGACCAAGCTCCTCGCCCTTTCGGACGAACTGGTCGCCGAGATCCAGGCCGCCGACGTCATCGTCATCGCTTCGGCCATGATCAACTTCACCGTCACCTCGCAGCTGAAGGCCTGGTTCGACTTCATCGCCCGCGCCGGCAAGACCTTCCGCTATGGCGCGAACGGCCCCGAGGGCCTCGTGACCGGCAAGCGCGTGGTGGTCGTCGAGGCCAAGGGCGGCATCTATTCCGACGGACCGATGAAGCCGCACGACTATCAGCAGCCCTGGATCCGCTTCATCCTCGGTTTCCTCGGCATGACCGATGTCGAGATCATCCAGGTCGAGGGCCAGGCGATGGGTCCGGAGCGCGCCGAGCAGGGCGTGGCCGAGGCGGCCGAGAAGGCCGGCGCCACCGCGCGGGCCCTTGTCGGGAGACGCGCCGCCGCCTGA